Sequence from the Streptomyces mobaraensis NBRC 13819 = DSM 40847 genome:
GGTCGTCGTACCGGCCCAGCGAGGCCAGGTCCACCGTCGCCGTACCGCCGCCCGGCTCGCGCAGCACCGCGGCGAGCGCGTACGGCACCGGGAGCCCGATCGCGTCGGGCACGTTCCCCTCCCAGGCGCCGCCGAGGCCGGTGCCCAGGGCGAGCCAGGCGAGGTTGGGCAGCCCCAGCAGCAGGGTGGCCGCGGTCTCCGCCGGATGTCCCCGGGTGCACAGCGTCACCAGACCCACCGCCAGCCCCAGCACGACGTAACCCAGCAGCAGCCCCAGCACCGCCCGCACCGGCGGACGCGCCGCGTCCTGGAAGCGGCGCAGCGGGGGAGGGAGCGGGGTGCGGTACGCGGCGAGGACGATGATCACGTACAGCACCAGCAGCCACAGCAGCCCCCGGCCCAGCGTGGCCGCCACGTCCGCGCGGAAGCCCACCTCCGGCCGTACGTCCAGCACGTCCCCGATCTCGTCCAGCAGTCCGCCGCCCAGCCCGATCCGGAAGGTGTGGCGCGCGGTCAGCGCCGGGACCAGCAGCGCCGGGATCCAGAGCACCGCCACCCGGGCCGCGCGGGCCGCCAGTTCCCGGCCGTCCGGCGGCGGCCCGTGGCGGAGCGGTCCCAGCGGCCGCAGCAGGCCCGCCGCCAGGGCGAGCGCCCCGGCCAGCGACACCGACAGCGGAACCACCGTGAGGGTGGCACCCGTACGGCCGAAGGACCCCGCGCCGCCGGTCAGTTCCACCGTCCCGCCCACCGCGGCCACCACGGTCGCCGCCAGCACGGCCGGGAACGCCCCGGACGGCAGGCCGCCGGCCCCGGCCGCCCACAGGCCCAGCGCGGCGGTGGCGACCATGGCCGCCACGGCGGCGGCCACCGCGCCGAACGCCTCTCCCCACGCCCGTACGGCCTCCGCGGAACGGGACCCCGACATCTGACCCACGCGCGCTCCTGCCTTGGACGGACGGCGGCTGACCTCCCCATATGGCTCGAACCGTACGCCCCGGAACCGATTGCCACCCCTCCGCCGGGGCACTCGGGGGAAGCGGATGTTTCGTTTGCGGTAAGCGAGGTCCCGGTACACACAATGAGGATCTGGGGTGGCGGATAGATGACTGACGGCACTGACAGCAGTTGCCTCGACCACGGGAGGCAGGCCCTGTACGAACCGCCCTCCTCCCCTCCGCGGCGGACCGCGCTGGTGCCCGCCGGGCCCCGGCCCGCCCCACCACCCGCACCGCCGAGGGCTCGCCTCTTCGCCCGCACGGTCGTGGCGCCCGCCCTGCTGCTCACGGCGGCCGTCGTCTACAACGACTGGCTGCTCGAGTTCCCGCTGCCCACCGGGCTCGACCCGCGGCACTCCTACGTCAGCGAGCTCTACGCCGCCGACCAGCGCTTCCACCTCCTCTTCGGGGCCGCGGAACTCCTCGCCGCCGCCCTGGTGGTGGCCGGCTCCCTGCTCGCCAGGGACCGCAGGGCGGGACCGGTGGCCGAGGGTGGGTGGTGGTGCCTGGTCGCCTTCGGGATCTGCTCGGTGGCCGACGTGATCGTCCCGATGCGCTGCGCCCCCTCGGCGGAGGCCGGCTGCGAGGCCGTCAACCCCTGGCACACCGCCACCAGCGCCCTGGTGCACGCGGCCCTCTTCGGCTCGATGTTCCTGTTCACCGTCGCCGCCGCCCAGGCCCGCTGGCCCGTCCTGTCCCGCTGGACCCCCTGGGTCCCGGCCGCCGCCCTCGCTACGGCCGTCTCCACCGTGGGCCCGCTCTTCGGCCACCCGGGCTGGCACGGTGTCCCCCAACGGGCGCACCTGGTGCTCGTCGGCGTGTGGTTCGTCCTGCTCGCGGCGGAGCTGCGGGGGCCGGTGGGGGAACGGGGCGGGGCGCCGAGGGCGTGAGGCGGGGCGCCGACCCGGAGGCCGCCTGACGGGGGAACGGCCGCTCTCCGTCCGGTCCGGGCAGCCTGTCCACATCACGCCTTCCCGCCGATCCGGGCGGGCCGGCCGTCCACATCGCGCCATCCCGCCGAATTCCGACGCTGGCCATGGGCACGCCGCCGGTGTTGACTCGCACGGAGACATCCCCGGCGGCCGACGCGGCCCCGGCGTCCTGTTCCTCACGGAACTTCTCCCTGGGGGTACCCGCATGCCTACCTCGGCACGTGCCCGACGGAAGCGGTCCCGGCCGTCGGACGACGACGAGCGTGTCCTCGCGGAACTCGGCTACACCCAGCAACTGCACCGGCGCATGAGCGCGTTCGGGAACTTCTCCGCCTCCCTGTCGGTCATCTCCATCATGTCCGGGACGCTGCTGCTCCTCGGCTACGGCCTGAACAGCGGCGGGCCCGCGGTGGTGGTGTGGGGATGGCTCGCCGTGGGGCCGCCGGTGCTGTGCCTGGCCGCCGCGCTGGCCGAGATCACCTCGCGGTATCCCACCAGCGGCGGCCTGTACTACATGGCCCGGCAGCTCGGCGGCGAGCGGTGGAGCTGGTACACCGGCTGGCTCAACCTGCTGGGGCTGCTGGGCGGGATCGCCGCCCAGGACTACGGCATCGCGACCTTCGCCGGCGCCTGGGCGAACCTGCAGTTCGGCTACGTGCCGACGCCGAGATCCCTGCTGGTGGTGTACGCGGTCGTCCTCGCGCTGCACGCGCTCCTGAACCTCTTCGGCACCCGGCTGATGAACGTCCTCACC
This genomic interval carries:
- a CDS encoding DUF998 domain-containing protein codes for the protein MTDGTDSSCLDHGRQALYEPPSSPPRRTALVPAGPRPAPPPAPPRARLFARTVVAPALLLTAAVVYNDWLLEFPLPTGLDPRHSYVSELYAADQRFHLLFGAAELLAAALVVAGSLLARDRRAGPVAEGGWWCLVAFGICSVADVIVPMRCAPSAEAGCEAVNPWHTATSALVHAALFGSMFLFTVAAAQARWPVLSRWTPWVPAAALATAVSTVGPLFGHPGWHGVPQRAHLVLVGVWFVLLAAELRGPVGERGGAPRA
- a CDS encoding streptophobe family protein; protein product: MSGSRSAEAVRAWGEAFGAVAAAVAAMVATAALGLWAAGAGGLPSGAFPAVLAATVVAAVGGTVELTGGAGSFGRTGATLTVVPLSVSLAGALALAAGLLRPLGPLRHGPPPDGRELAARAARVAVLWIPALLVPALTARHTFRIGLGGGLLDEIGDVLDVRPEVGFRADVAATLGRGLLWLLVLYVIIVLAAYRTPLPPPLRRFQDAARPPVRAVLGLLLGYVVLGLAVGLVTLCTRGHPAETAATLLLGLPNLAWLALGTGLGGAWEGNVPDAIGLPVPYALAAVLREPGGGTATVDLASLGRYDDRAWVLALVAALALATAAFLMARRFPAPWWRQAVRLAPALAVALVAVGLLTRVSARYGLSLFGLGDLDAFGGEVRLDPRLPLLLGWGALWGLVAGASAGALAEALGRVRRRRGRAG